The following are encoded together in the Equus quagga isolate Etosha38 chromosome 1, UCLA_HA_Equagga_1.0, whole genome shotgun sequence genome:
- the KRT3 gene encoding keratin, type II cytoskeletal 3, which produces MSRQVSKTSGGGSQGFSGRSAVVSGSSRMSHVARTGGVGGGACGFRSGAGGFGSRSLYNLGGNKSISISVAGGSWAGGFGGGRGSCGSGFGGGYGGGFGGGFGGGRGMGGGFGGAGGFGGAGGFGGAGGYGGAGGFGGAGGFGGAGGFGGPGGFGGPGGFGPGGFPGGIQEVTVNQSLLQPLNVEIDPQIGQVKAQEREQIKTLNNKFASFIDKVRFLEQQNKVLETKWHLLQQQGTNSTTGTNNLEPLFEAYINSQRSYLDGILGERGRLDSELRNMQDLVEDFKKKYEDEINKRTAAENEFVTLKKDVDAAYMNKVELQAKADALNDEINFLRTLFDMELSQMQSHVSDTSVVLSMDNNRFLDLDSIIAEVKAQYEEIAQKSKAEAEALYQTKLGELQTTAGRHGDDLKSTKSEISELNRMIQRLRAEIENVKKQNANLQTAIAEAEQRGEMALKDANDKLQELQVALQQAKDDLARLLRDYQELMNVKLALDVEIATYRKLLEGEECRMSGECQSAVSISVVSGSSTTAASAGGYGGGYGGGFGVGGGAGSGFGRAGGSGLGGGSGFGGGSGFGAGSGLGSGSGFAGGSGLGGGSGFGSVSGGRSGVSGGGFSSGSTRGGSVRFSQSSQRYSR; this is translated from the exons ATGAGCAGACAAGTCTCCAAGACATCTGGAGGCGGGAGCCAGGGCTTCTCCGGCCGCTCCGCCGTGGTCTCTGGCAGCAGCAGGATGAGCCACGTGGCCCGCACTGGGGGAGTTGGCGGAGGGGCCTGTGGGTTCCGGAGCGGAGCAGGCGGCTTTGGCAGTCGCAGCCTCTACAACCTGGGTGGCAACAAAAGCATCTCCATCAGCGTGGCTGGTGGCTCCTGGGCTGGTGGCTTTGGGGGAGGGCGTGGCAGCTGTGGCAGTGGCTTTGGGGGCGGCTATGGAGGTGGTTTTGGGGGTGGCTTTGGTGGTGGCAGAGGAATGGGAGGTGGCTTTGGAGGAGCTGGTGGCTTCGGAGGGGCAGGTGGCTTTGGTGGAGCTGGTGGCTATGGTGGGGCAGGTGGCTTTGGTGGGGCAGGTGGCTTTGGAGGGGCTGGTGGCTTTGGTGGACCCGGCGGCTTTGGTGGACCTGGTGGCTTTGGGCCTGGTGGCTTCCCTGGGGGAATCCAGGAAGTGACCGTCAACCAgagcctcctgcagcccctcaATGTGGAGATCGACCCCCAGATTGGGCAAGTGAAGGCCCAGGAGCGGGAGCAGATCAAGACCCTCAACAACAAGTTCGCCTCCTTCATCGACAAG GTGCGGTTCCTGGAGCAACAGAACAAGGTCCTGGAGACCAAGTGGCACCTGCTCCAGCAGCAGGGCACAAATTCCACCACAGGCACCAACAACCTGGAACCCCTTTTTGAGGCCTACATCAACTCCCAGCGGAGCTACCTGGACGGCATCCTGGGGGAGAGAGGCCGCCTGGACTCAGAGCTGAGGAACATGCAGGACCTGGTGGAGGACTTCAAGAAGAA ATACGAGGATGAAATCAATAAACGTACAGCTGCTGAGAATGAATTTGTGACCCTGAAGAAG GACGTGGACGCTGCCTACATGAACAAGGTGGAGCTTCAGGCCAAGGCGGACGCCCTGAATGATGAGATCAACTTCCTGAGGACCCTCTTTGATATG GAGCTGTCCCAGATGCAGAGTCACGTCAGTGACACGTCCGTGGTCCTCTCCATGGACAACAACCGCTTCCTGGACCTGGACAGCATCATTGCTGAAGTCAAGGCCCAGTACGAGGAGATCGCCCAGAAGAGCAAGGCTGAGGCTGAGGCGCTGTACCAGACCAAG TTGGGAGAGCTGCAGACCACGGCCGGCAGGCATGGGGATGACTTGAAGAGCACCAAGAGTGAGATCTCAGAGCTCAACAGGATGATCCAGAGGCTGAGGGCCGAGATCGAGAACGTCAAGAAGCAG aaCGCCAACCTGCAGACGGCCATTGCGGAAGCTGAGCAGCGTGGCGAGATGGCCCTCAAGGATGCCAATGACAAGCTCCAAGAGCTGCAGGTTGCCCTACAGCAGGCCAAGGATGACCTGGCCCGGCTGCTGCGTGACTACCAGGAGCTGATGAACGTCAAGCTGGCCTTGGATGTGGAGATCGCCACCTACCGCAAGCTGCTGGAGGGTGAGGAGTGCCG GATGTCCGGAGAGTGCCAGAGCGCTGTCAGCATCT CCGTGGTCAGCGGCAGCAGCACCACGGCGGCCTCCGCAGGTGGTTACGGAGGAGGATACGGCGGTGGCTTCGGCGTGGGAGGGGGCGCAGGCAGCGGCTTTGGCCGGGCAGGAGGAAGCGGCCTCGGCGGCGGCAGTGGCTTCGGCGGCGGAAGTGGCTTCGGAGCCGGCAGCGGCCTCGGCAGCGGCTCTGGGTTTGCCGGCGGCAGCGGATTGGGCGGCGGCAGCGGCTTTGGCTCTGTCTCTGGGGGTCGCAGCGGGGTCAGTGGCGGAGGCTTCAGCTCAGGCAGCACCCGCGGCGGCAGCGTCAGGTTCTCCCAGTCCTCCCAGCGCTACTCCAGATAA
- the KRT4 gene encoding keratin, type II cytoskeletal 4, which translates to MTSVGVFSDMLSRSEKDGPVPKAKPRDVSDFSLYAPATKPCCSSTYKRPGPGLRHSPAWPLSRFSDNSELTLLSPAMIARQQCVRGGSRGFSCGSAVVGGGKRAAFSSVSVSGGAGRCSSGGFGSRSLYNLGGNKSISISVAGARQGAGFGGAAGFGAGGFGAGFGAGSYGGGFGSSFNARGGAGFPVCPAGGIQEVTINQSLLTPLHVEIDPEIQKVRTEEREQIKILNNKFASFIDKVRFLEQQNKVLETKWKLLQQQTTTTSSKNLEPFFEAYLSALRKQVDTLANDKGRLQSELKTMQDSVEDFKTRYEEEINKRTAAENDFVVLKKDVDAAYMNKVELEAKVDALNDEINFLRALYAAELSQMQSHVSDTSVVLSMDNNRDLDLDSIIAEVRAQYEEIAQRSKAEAEALYQIKVQQLQTSVDLHGDNLKNTKNEISELNRLIQRLRAEIENVKKQCQTLQASVADAEQRGELALKDAHSKRTELEAALQKAKEELARMLREYQDLLSVKLALDIEIATYRKLLEGEECRMSGECQSAVSISVVSGATSAGGIGGGFGASAGFGLGSGLGSGSGSGSGFGFGVGGSSSSKTISSTTLTKRSHR; encoded by the exons ATGACTTCTGTAGGTGTGTTTAGTGACATGCTTAGCAGGTCCGAGAAGGATGGGCCGGTGCCAAAGGCCAAGCCCAGGGATGTTTCGGATTTTTCCCTTTATGCCCCTGCAACCAAGCCCTGCTGCTCCAGCACATATAAGAGACCCGGGCCGGGGTTGCGGCACTCACCGGCCTGGCCTCTCTCTCGCTTCTCTGACAACTCCGagctcactctcctctctccagccatGATCGCCAGACAGCAGTGTGTCCGAGGCGGCTCCCGGGGCTTTAGCTGTGGCTCGGCCGTCGTAGGTGGAGGCAAGAGGGCAGCTTTCAGCTCGGTCTCCGTGTCTGGGGGCGCGGGCCGCTGCTCCTCCGGGGGCTTCGGCAGCAGGAGCCTCTACAACCTCGGTGGGAACAAGAGCATCTCCATCAGCGTGGCCGGGGCCCGGCAAGGCGCAGGCTTTGGGGGTGCGGCAGGTTTTGGGGCTGGTGGCTTTGGTGCTGGTTTCGGTGCCGGCAGCTATGGCGGTGGTTTTGGGAGCTCCTTCAATGCACGAGGTGGTGCTGGCTTCCCCGTCTGCCCTGCCGGGGGGATTCAGGAAGTCACCATCAATCAGAGTCTGCTGACCCCTCTCCATGTGGAGATTGACCCTGAGATCCAGAAGGTCCGGACGGAGGAGCGGGAGCAGATCAAGATCCTCAACAACAAGTTCGCCTCCTTCATCGACAAG GTGCGGTTCTTAGAACAACAGAACAAGGTCCTGGAGACCAAGTGGAAACTCCTCCAGCAGCAGACGACCACCACGTCCAGCAAAAACCTGGAGCCCTTCTTCGAGGCCTACCTCAGTGCCCTGAGGAAGCAGGTGGACACGTTGGCCAATGACAAAGGACGCCTGCAGTCTGAGCTGAAGACCATGCAGGACAGCGTGGAGGACTTTAAGaccag gtaCGAAGAGGAGATCAACAAGCGCACAGCTGCCGAGAATGACTTTGTGGTCCTCAAGAag GACGTGGACGCCGCCTACATGAACAAGGTGGAGCTGGAGGCCAAGGTGGACGCCCTGAATGACGAGATCAACTTCCTGAGGGCCCTCTACGCTGCG GAGCTGTCCCAAATGCAGAGCCATGTCAGCGACACATCCGTGGTCCTGTCCATGGACAACAACCGGGACCTGGACCTGGACAGCATCATTGCTGAGGTCCGTGCCCAGTACGAGGAGATCGCCCAGAGAAGCAAGGCGGAGGCCGAGGCCCTGTACCAGATCAAA GTCCAGCAGCTCCAGACCTCAGTTGACCTACATGGTGACAACCTCAAGAACACCAAGAATGAGATTTCAGAGCTCAACAGGTTGATTCAGAGGCTGCGGGCCGAGATCGAGAATGTCAAGAAGCAG TGCCAGACTCTGCAGGCATCTGTGGCTGATGCAGAGCAGCGTGGGGAGCTGGCCCTAAAAGATGCCCACAGCAAGCGCACAGAGCTGGAGGCCGCCCTGCAGAAGGCCAAGGAGGAGCTGGCCCGGATGCTGCGCGAGTACCAGGATCTCTTGAGCGTGAAGCTGGCCCTGGACATCGAGATTGCTACCTACCGCAAGCTGCTGGAGGGCGAGGAGTGCCG AATGTCTGGAGAATGCCAGAGTGCCGTGAGCATCT CCGTGGTCAGTGGTGCCACCAGTGCAGGAGGCATAGGTGGAGGATTCGGAGCTAGCGCCGGGTTTGGCCTGGGCAGTGGTTtgggctctggctctggctctggaagTGGCTTTGGGTTCGGTGTCGGTGGCAGTTCCAGCAGCAAGACCATCTCCAGCACCACCTTGACCAAGAGATCCCACCGATAG